A single Candidatus Hydrogenedentota bacterium DNA region contains:
- the pstC gene encoding phosphate ABC transporter permease subunit PstC has product GAVYIAELAGPREREVLKPFVELVAAIPSVVLGFFGLIVVAPALRRLFDLPSGLTALTGALVLALMAVPTIVTISEDAIRSVPMSYKEASMAMGANRMQTIWRVTVPAAMSGIIASVMLGMGRVIGETMAVIMLTGNAAMTTLSPLAPVRTMTATIAAEMGEIVFGSEHYQALFWVGILLLLSTFLLNIVAMRVLKSYQRL; this is encoded by the coding sequence GGAGCTGTCTACATCGCGGAACTGGCTGGACCCCGTGAGCGCGAGGTTCTCAAGCCATTTGTGGAGCTTGTCGCGGCAATACCGTCCGTCGTTCTTGGATTCTTTGGACTTATCGTCGTTGCGCCGGCCCTGCGGAGGCTGTTCGACTTGCCCAGCGGCCTGACTGCTTTAACGGGTGCGTTAGTGCTTGCGCTAATGGCCGTGCCGACGATTGTCACGATATCGGAAGATGCGATTCGAAGCGTTCCCATGTCCTACAAGGAAGCCTCCATGGCCATGGGAGCGAACCGGATGCAGACGATTTGGCGTGTGACCGTGCCCGCAGCGATGTCGGGAATCATCGCCAGCGTTATGTTGGGTATGGGGCGCGTGATTGGAGAGACCATGGCCGTGATCATGCTCACCGGCAACGCCGCCATGACCACGCTCTCGCCCTTGGCGCCGGTGCGCACCATGACCGCGACGATCGCCGCGGAGATGGGGGAGATCGTCTTTGGCAGCGAACATTATCAGGCACTTTTTTGGGTGGGGATTCTGCTCCTGCTCTCGACGTTTCTCCTGAACATCGTGGCCATGCGCGTTCTTAAGAGTTATCAGAGGCTGTAA
- the pstA gene encoding phosphate ABC transporter permease PstA yields the protein MRTSISESAATWGLRLVTYSIVAVVGYIILDIVWKGAPVLSWSFLSTAPTANGQGGIWPAIVGTFWLITGTILVALPLGMASAVYLSEYSKQGRFTAMIRLAIVTLAGVPSIVFGLFGLGLFVLFFGFGTSILAGSLTLACMVLPTIIVSSEESLRAVPQALREASLALGATKWETIRKNVLPYAIPGMLTGSILGIGRAAGETAPILLTVAAFYLPNLPRSVFDQALALPFHLYALATQFPNPDLVRPTQYGTALVLLLLVLGLNIGAIILRSHFRKRYRW from the coding sequence ATGCGTACGTCTATTTCCGAAAGCGCGGCTACATGGGGCCTTCGCCTCGTGACGTACTCCATCGTTGCCGTTGTCGGATACATCATCCTCGACATTGTGTGGAAAGGCGCACCCGTGCTGAGCTGGAGTTTCCTGAGTACCGCGCCAACCGCGAATGGCCAAGGCGGTATTTGGCCGGCCATCGTTGGGACCTTTTGGCTGATAACGGGGACCATCCTCGTCGCGTTGCCGCTCGGTATGGCGAGCGCGGTGTACCTCTCAGAGTACTCGAAGCAAGGGCGCTTCACCGCGATGATCCGCCTGGCCATCGTGACCTTGGCGGGGGTGCCTTCAATCGTGTTTGGATTGTTCGGTCTCGGGCTGTTTGTGTTGTTCTTTGGGTTTGGTACAAGCATCTTGGCGGGTAGCCTGACGCTGGCTTGCATGGTTCTTCCAACGATTATCGTATCCAGCGAAGAATCGTTGCGGGCAGTGCCGCAGGCGTTACGCGAGGCTAGCCTCGCGCTCGGAGCGACCAAATGGGAAACCATCCGCAAGAACGTGTTGCCGTACGCGATACCCGGAATGCTCACGGGAAGCATCCTGGGCATCGGGAGAGCGGCGGGAGAAACGGCGCCGATTCTGCTGACGGTCGCCGCGTTCTATCTTCCCAATCTGCCGCGCTCGGTATTCGATCAGGCGCTGGCGCTTCCGTTTCATTTGTATGCGCTGGCGACACAGTTTCCAAATCCGGACCTGGTCAGGCCGACGCAATATGGAACCGCCCTGGTTCTGCTCCTGTTGGTGCTGGGGCTCAACATCGGCGCGATAATTCTTCGCAGCCACTTCAGGAAGCGGTACCGATGGTAG
- the pstB gene encoding phosphate ABC transporter ATP-binding protein PstB: MVADSVQVKEANPQTKVQIRNLNFFYGNVQALFDVTMNIYANQVTAFIGPSGCGKSTLLRTMNRMNDIIEGARLEGDVVIDGQDIYRNTTNVVALRKRVGMVFQKSNPFPKSIFENVAYGPRIHGTKDRERLSEIVESSLVRAGLWDEVKDRLHRNALGLSGGQQQRLCIARALAVDPEILLMDEPASALDPRSTARIEDLIDELRNDYTIVIVTHNMQQAGRISDYTAFFCEGRMVEFGATETIFTNPRERETEDYITGRFG, encoded by the coding sequence ATGGTAGCCGACAGTGTGCAGGTGAAAGAGGCAAATCCTCAGACGAAAGTACAGATACGCAATCTGAACTTCTTCTACGGGAATGTCCAAGCTCTATTTGACGTGACCATGAACATTTATGCCAATCAGGTGACAGCGTTCATTGGTCCGTCCGGGTGCGGCAAATCAACCTTGCTGCGAACGATGAACCGCATGAACGATATCATCGAAGGCGCGCGCCTGGAAGGCGACGTTGTCATCGACGGCCAAGACATCTATCGCAATACGACGAACGTGGTGGCGCTGCGCAAGCGAGTTGGGATGGTATTTCAGAAATCGAATCCATTCCCGAAGTCCATCTTCGAAAACGTCGCGTACGGACCGCGAATTCACGGTACAAAAGACCGCGAGCGGCTCAGCGAGATTGTGGAGAGCAGCCTTGTCCGAGCCGGTTTGTGGGACGAAGTGAAGGATCGCCTGCACCGGAACGCGTTGGGTCTTTCGGGTGGACAGCAACAGCGCTTGTGCATTGCGCGCGCGCTCGCGGTGGACCCCGAAATCCTCCTAATGGACGAACCAGCGTCGGCGCTGGACCCTCGATCTACCGCTCGCATCGAGGATTTGATTGACGAGTTGCGCAACGATTACACGATCGTCATAGTAACGCACAATATGCAGCAAGCGGGGCGTATTTCCGATTACACGGCCTTCTTCTGTGAAGGTAGAATGGTGGAGTTCGGTGCTACCGAGACGATCTTCACGAATCCGCGCGAGCGGGAAACGGAAGACTACATTACCGGCCGGTTTGGCTGA
- the phoU gene encoding phosphate signaling complex protein PhoU, protein MQREFEKLKKKLLALSALVEESVVSAVKSIRDHDVSLANRVIEGDYAIDEREVDIEEECQKVLALHQPVAHDLRFIIAVLKINNELERIGDASVNIAERSLFLGKDERIDIPFDFTGMAEKAHEMLHRALDALVNEDAALAYEVIASDDEVDAINREMYGQVKDGIRKHPEQLESLIHLLSVARHLERIGDHASNIAEDVIYLTKGEIVRHKSEDFTQRQNS, encoded by the coding sequence ATGCAGCGCGAATTCGAAAAGCTCAAGAAGAAATTGCTGGCCTTGAGCGCTCTCGTGGAAGAGAGCGTCGTCAGCGCGGTCAAATCGATCCGCGACCACGACGTGTCTTTGGCGAACCGGGTCATCGAGGGCGACTACGCAATCGACGAGCGGGAAGTGGACATCGAAGAGGAATGCCAGAAGGTCTTGGCGCTGCACCAGCCCGTCGCGCACGATCTGCGGTTCATCATCGCCGTGTTGAAGATCAACAATGAGCTGGAGCGAATTGGCGACGCCAGCGTAAACATCGCGGAACGCTCCCTGTTTCTGGGAAAAGACGAGCGGATTGACATCCCCTTCGATTTCACGGGCATGGCCGAGAAAGCGCATGAGATGCTTCATCGGGCATTGGACGCGCTGGTCAACGAAGACGCGGCGCTGGCCTACGAAGTGATTGCCTCGGACGACGAAGTCGATGCCATTAACCGCGAAATGTATGGCCAGGTCAAGGACGGCATACGGAAACACCCGGAGCAACTGGAGTCTCTGATTCATCTGCTCAGCGTCGCTCGCCACCTGGAACGGATCGGCGACCATGCGTCGAACATTGCCGAGGACGTCATCTACCTCACCAAAGGCGAGATTGTGCGTCACAAGAGCGAAGATTTCACTCAGCGGCAAAATTCGTAA